From Felis catus isolate Fca126 chromosome B4, F.catus_Fca126_mat1.0, whole genome shotgun sequence:
GTAATATGGTTCAAGAAAATATCTTCCAAAACACTTTTATGaattaaatttcctgaatttgtgACTCGGTGGAAGAGGTATTGCAGAACCGCCCAGCTGCCATTTCCATATAGGATGGGCTTTGTGAGGAGGTTGGGAATCCTTAGTGGTGTTTAAGGAATACGCCGGCCACAAATCCCCATCCTTCCCAATAATGAGTGATGGTGGACAAGGAAAATTTGCCATGAAATTAAATGGCCTTTTCACTGCTGATGCTACATTGCTGGCTACCTTTTTGCGTCTGTTTATAACTGTAAAATCATCCAGTGTTCCTTCATGTGTTTCGGTTTTACCTGTAGGACGAGGGCTTCTAGCTGATTTCAAATTTGGTTTGACTGGAGGTGTCTGAAGTACGGGTCGTTTTCCCAGTACTAGTGTCCGGTAATTTTTTCTCACCCTGGCACCAAATTTATATTCCCCATCCTCGGGTTTTGGAGAACCTAAAGTGCATGAGAGGCCCTGACTCTGAGCCGGTGGGTTTAAGGAAAGCGTTTCTTTCTCAGGGCATGCAAAACCTTCTTCCTTGGCTGTGGTTAACAAGGCGTCCTCCTCTTTACTTTCAGTCCCACTGTAAAACTCACCCTCTGTATCATTGCACTCGCACTTAAGCTTATTTGTAATAAGGTCAGGTTCATATTCTTCATTAGCACTACTGTCTTCTACTTTGATTTTAATATTGTGCAGAAATGGCAAGGTCTTGTCGCCCGCGTTAGTGCACGGATTCTCAGCTTTCGTGGCTGCTGCTGGTGCTGCTCCAACCACCTCAGAAGCGGTTGGGGAAGAGGACAAATCCGTAGCAAATTCAGCACAATGAGGGATTTTGGAGTCTTTTTCTGAATTTGCGGCTGCTCCTGAAGAATCATTATCGAAGAACCTAGCAGCTATTGTGTTGTTATCAGCACAGTGCGTAGTAGGAGTTGCTTGTAGGCATTTCCTAGCCTCTCGGAGTATTCTTTGTTGTGGAAATGCATTGTTTGTCTTTGGGCTAGGTGAAGAGGCCCCCTCCGCCAAGCAGTTAATTGTCAGGTCAGTTCTCTTTACAGTACTGGAAATTTCAGAGTGTGGGAATGTAATCTCAGATACCCTATCGTTCCTTATCTCTGTGAAACAACTCCCCAGGCTGGCCGGGCAGTACACCGGAGACGCTTTGGGGGCCCAGCTCTGCAGATTCCACTCCTCCGGCGACTCGGCTTTGACACTACTCTTGAGGTCGGGAAGTCTGCCGGCATCCTCGAAAGCAGCGGGTTTGGTTGCAGCGGCGGCGGAGGCCAGATGGTACAAGAAGTTGGCCTGCGCCTGCACGCTGGGAGGCTTGCCGAAGCTGGTGCGTCTGAAACGGATGCTCTGCACCGACACTTGGCTGGAGCCGGAGCTGGAGTCCGACTCCGTGGACGAGTCCTCCTCCTCCGAGCTGACTTCGCTGGAATCCGAGGCCccactgcccccctcctcctcctcctcctcctcctcttcctcctcctcctcctcctctccctcctcctcctcttcctccgaGGACACGGAGTTGCTGGAACTGGACAAACTGGAGCCAAAATCGGAGTCGTTGGCTGCATGGTCCGAGTAGGAGCTGGACTCCGAGTCGCTGCTACAACTCTCGGGAAAGCTGCCGAGATGGGGCTGCGGCCGGTGGTGATGAGGAGGGTGGTGATTCTGCTGCGGCTGTTGGGcccggtggtggtggtggtggtggtggtgatggtggtggtggtggtggtggggaggcggGCAGAAGCTGTTAACCAGATGAAACCCCTCCAGGCAAGTGGCCccggcggccgccgccgccgccgctgccgccgccgccgccgccgccttggCTTTGTAGGAcctgggcagcagcagcaggcggCGGGCGCCGGCGTGGGGCGCGAGCAGGCAGTCCTTGGCGCCCCCGCGCTTGCGCTTGCACCGGTAGGTCAGGCTCACCGGGCCtcccgcgcccgccgccgccgccgccgccttggGCTGGGGCCCGGCCGCCGAAGCCTGGTAgtaggcggcggcggcggcggcggcggcggcggcagcggcggcggcggcggcggcggcggccgggtgCTTGCTGCACAGCAGGCTCCGAAAATAAGCAGGGTCCGAGTGAAAAGCAACGTAGTTTCCCTGGAGCGGGGCAGTTTCATAGTTTAGAGGGGGTTTGCAAGGCGAGCGCACGATTTCCGGGTAGTGCGAGCCCGGGTATTTGCTAAAAATCTGAGGTAGATGGGCGGCggggcgcgcggcggcggcgcccGGGCGCGGGGACTGCGCGCTGATTGGCAGGGGCCGCGCGGATCCGCTCAGGCCCCGCCAAAGTTGGTGCTTGTCCTTCCAAAAACCCGGGCGGgggctggcggcggcggcggcgcgctcTGGCGGCGGCGCCTTTGTGGCCAGGGCCCGGCCGACCCTCCTGCGCTTGGTCTTGAGGACACGCTCGGTTTTGCAGGAGGTGTAGAGTGCCTCCACGTCTTCCCGGGAGATGAGAGTGCATTTGGCGGCGTGGAATGCGATGCTGTTGATTGCCTTGAGTTTCCGCAACTCCTCCAGATCGCAGTGGTGCTTTTTCACTTTCAAATGATCCATGCGCTTGTGCACGGTCGTCCTCGGGATGTTCTTCAGCAGATCCGTGAAGACTTGGGAGAGGGCAAACATTTGCTTTCCTTTAATGATGAGGTAGCCGAGCCTCACGCCATCCACCTCTTCAAAACCTGACTTCAGGTCTCCCATCTCGGGCACTAAATGATCCCCACCATTTGCAGTAAATATATACGTGacgcatacatacacatgtatgtatgttaaTCCTCCACCAGATGCTGCGTGTGTCTCAAGGCATCCTgctaataaaataacaaagactgTTATTCCCGGCGAAGGGAGTGCCAAACTCTAGGcaaaattattggaaaaaaaacaaaacaaaacaaaacaaaacatgaaattaCACTGACttgattcttgcttttttttttggttttcgtatttttttaaaaagagggaaaaaaccaTCCGGTTTCTGATCTGCCAGTGTGTTGGTCTAAGTCCCCGATGCAGATCAGTACCTGGGCCCCtctattccttccttctccattgGAGCACTATGATAATGGAAtgtgaagggagaaagagaaaagaaatgcagcTGCTATTCCCGCCGCTGCTTTAGCTACAAATAAAATGACAGAGTGAAGTGAGCTCGTCCGGAGACACCTTCATCAATTAATTCCCCTAAAGCCAGCGCTGATTGGACACTCCTGACAGGTGATGCAATAAAAATTGATattccaccccttccccccaaaatctCCCACTAATTAGCATACCCTTATActgccacctcccctcccaaAGTAAATAATACAGTCGGTATATAAATCTTTCCATTAAACTATCGGAGCTCAGAAACAGCCTGACTCACAGACTTCATCTGAACCAGTGTGTgtacgcttaaaaaaaaaaaaaaaaaaaaaaaaaaaaaaaaaaaaatccctgtataTTCGCCTTTAAAGGAATATtgcctattttttcctttatttgcattttaccGCTGCAGCTAttatcatttcaaagaaaagcattttaaaaacattatcaaGCCTAAATAGACATACCCCACCCCCTTTTCCTTGGGAAAATGGAGCTTAAGCGAAAATGTGCAGAATAGCCTGGTATTTCCCTTATGGGAGTGGAGGAGACCGGCTGGGAGCTCCAAAGTTAAACCCGCGCAGTGAACCACCCCAGTACAGACTTACGTTTTGAATTTCTCtcgattttcctttttttttttttttttttttttttcctgaaatgccTTTTACAACCAGAAACAAAGTTATTTGACCAAGGAAGCAGTTCAAGGCTCCAGCTCCGAAACACTGTAACAATTCAACTGGATTTGGGTTctctgctggggggtggggtggggacgaGGTAGCTGCACGTCAGACCCATAACAAAGCATAGATAAGCCAGAAATGTGTACACTTTTCACAATTAACCAGGCAGGATTAGAGGCCAGATCGTCCTAGAGTCCCCAGCACAGCCTTTGCCAGGGTCCTGTTCACCACAGGTCAGAATTCCAGGGAGCAGACTGCTTCTGCAGCGaagaatagaaaatgtaaaacgCCCAAGGTGCTTCCAGAGGTTTTACGTAATAACGATGAAAAGAAAGTGCTGATGTACGATGCAGACTATTCCAGTGGTCTGTGATGCTTTCGGTTGCGAGTTTAAATGAGTCTTCCACAACTCTCATTTTTTCCATGAAAGCCAAGcatctgcttaaaaaaataatcactttggATGAATATCAATGCTGTTTAACCTCTTCTTAGTCGAGTTAAGGCACATTTTGGTGTCTTTTCAAGGATATCCAAAATATTGCCAAATGAGAGCAAGGGTCTTCCCAGTTGCATTATCAGGATCCCAAGGTGGTTTGTTGGCTCCTTTGCAAAATTCGGCAAAATCTTCTTAACTGTTCGGTGTTTGCAACTACAGCATAAATGCAACCCAGGCATTTATATGTTTCCTTGTTCCTCCAAAAATAGACACATCCGTGTGGTTAAAAGAATAAACGGATATTTCTGAGCCTGCAAGAAAAGAATTGTACAgtaatttcttccttcccattcaGAAGTTCCAGTTTCCCCTGCTCTGGTCTGGCTAGCACAAGCAGGTATGgctcaaaagaaaagggaaaaaaagataaaaacagaggaatCAGACATATAAAAAGGTAGTTTGCATGAAATCTCGGCCAtagttccccacccccaccctcatctCCCTAGTAATTTCCCAGGAATTTTGAAGAGAATTGGGAATTTCAAGAAGTGCATCCGGAAATTAAGGAAGTCTATTTAAGAGAGTCTGTAACTCAGAGGTTGGGATTTGAAAAGTCAGCCCTGGACTACTGTTGCACTCAGCACAGATGTAATCGCCGCTCTTCAACTTAATCAATGTGTGTACAAACCACGATGTCTAGTTCTTGCCTTTGAAATCTAAGGCTAGCATTTCCATCCAAGAAATCAGAGCTACAGCAAATTACATTTTTGTCCCTTGAATGAGAGAAGGATCATTGAATGGATCTCGTGATATTTCAGGCTTTAAACGTAACCGAGAGGCAGCAATGAACAATGCCTCgtcacagctaataccatccacCGAGTTGGCTTTCTTTTGCATCTGGATCTATCACACCGcgtttttctctttcactttcacAGGAGGCAAAATGCAAAAGGTTTAAGTAGAAAGCAAAGTTTCCAGAAAAAGCAGATgctggtgtttgttttttaaagtctaatGACCAGAGTCTTTCCATTGCCAGCGACAATAATGTCGTTTTAAAATTCCTCCTGATGCACTTATATACTGGCAGCTCTCTTCCTCCAACCCCACCCCCGTCCAATTCCCCTCCTCCAGCTTTGAGATTTCGACCAAAGAGTCAAACAGCCAAGAAATAGTAAACTCAGAAAAAGCCTTTGAGAAGACATTACAAAAGGTTGGCTAGAACATCCTtatccttatttaatttttttttggccagGTAGTTCTAGTTGTTCTCCATTCCTATTTAGATttacacacgcgcgcgcgcacacacacacacacacacacacactcctactCTTGCACATGGCAACATGATTTAGTAACCTTttcaaaattaccttttttttttttctctctcccttcctctgtttccACCTTTAAAACACTGGCAACATAGGTGGTTGTTAAAACTAGTAgaatattgtgttttttttttttaaccaaaggtACAATCTGTTGGgtcaagtagaaagaaaaataaaggcctGATGACTTGGGAGatgtgtctatatatacaatttatGCAGGTATCTTTGTATGTACACTCAGGCACCTTTAcacttatacatttttaatactcTTATTACATATCTTTCTTCTTGTCTAATACATTCTTTTGTTCCTTTAACTTCCccattattgtgtgtgtgtgtgtgtgtatgtgtgtgtgttaaggcGTGAGTGCGTGCATTCACAtgcacgcgcacgcacgcacacacacacacacacacacatacatagaatGTGACAGACAGCTTTCTTGTGGCCATCAGCACACGTTGCATATCCGGGGTCTTCTCCAGGCACATTGGGGGTCGATCCCGATAAAAAGATCTAGCAGAGGCCCCTGAGCGCTCACACATGAAAGGCAGGGGACTTTAAGATGGATTTGCATGCACACAGGGGATTTCGATCAATAGCTACCAACATTTATGGCTTAGATTATTAATGTGAAAGCTGGCCAAAAGAATGGGGATGAAAAATTAAAGGTGTCTGTTATCAATTATGCTTAAAGTTATGCAATAATTTACTTACTTTGCCTGGATGTGCAGATCCAGATGTATAAAGTACTATTCTTCAAAAGCCAGGGGGTTTCTTTGATAAATTTGTTGACCATGTCAGCCGCCTCAACAATCAAAGATGAACCCAATTCAGATGATGGACtgtattcaaattcttttttaagaaaagatatatcaacttctgtttctcaaatgcatatacatatgtgggCAGATATGCCCAAATTAACATTTATGTGTGTATCCATCTCTAAGAGTACAGAGAATTACCTTATTGAGAATTTAGGAATATATATGATAAGCATGGAGTTTGTTAATtacatgtaattattttctcagtGAGGAATGCACAATCTACTCACTatcataaaaagtattttagCTTTGGAAACAAAGCTGCTGGCTAAAGGAAAATCCTCTGTGGCAAATACAGATAGAAGTATATTCTTAATGTCCTCTTACTTCTGcatttgttgtaaaaaaaaaaaaaacagtactttcagtttttaaagtgaTGGGTTATGAAGATATGTACATATTTGTCTTTACTTACCCTGTGTGAATGTGGTAAATTTACCTTCGGATGttctattttgatttattttcactgtattttatgtttaaataccATTGCAATTCAGTCTGACCTCTTTCCTCTGGAGCGAAGTAATGCACAAGGCATTTACAGTCTTTTAAATGGTTAGCTGGGAAATGCAGTAGCAATTTGCAGGAGTAGTTTACTAATGGGGAAAGTTCTTTTGAAAACCTGAAGGAAAACCTAAGAGTACTTTTGCATTTCTACACTACAACTGTCATATAATTAAAGTATTGAAGAGCATTAAAATAATCCTTTTCCTTCCAAGCTTTCACCcatacacatataatttaaatGAGGATCATCCCCccacatcaccatcaccaccacctaaCTCTTCACCATATACATTTGTTTTACTGATTACTGGGCACATTTTGTTCCAAGTGAATTCAGACAGAAAAGACTAAGGACATCACAAAGGCCTCAACAATGTAAGTATACTGGTTAGGAGAATAAAAGAAGCCCCTTGTACTGTTAGCCAAAAGTAATTATAATACATCTAACacattctaaaataataataatacaaagccTCACATGGCTGAATTAATTTAGGATATAGGACAATAAAATCTTGTGATAGTCAACAGTTCCTCATCAAAATTCATCTAATTTCACATGTTTTCTACttttggggaggggaaaatgagaaTGGAGGAGGAAATGCTAAATTAAGGAGTAGCTTAAATTATAACTTagtatattttccttaatttttttctttttgtctcatcCACACAAATCAAGGCAAGTCTCCAAAAGGGCCCATCCTTCTGTTCTTAGGCATTTTGAAATCCTGTTTTTAATAGAAGTTTGGGACACAGAGTGTATGCCATGTTGTCTACTGACCCATAATCAAAATGCAGTGACCTTCTACCCTTTTTTTGCCCCCTGACCCATCTTGAATTCAATGCAGGCTTTATAAATTTGCAAATCCTTGGAGGTAAAGGGGTTTTTGTGAGGCTTTGTTCTGAAAAAGCCCTAAGAGTGTACTTTCTAAATTAGACAAAGGTAAAGCAACAAAACCTAGTGGACAAGATTTTATACAGGTGAGCAATAGACAACTCTTCAGTTAACATATTGTAAGCTAAAAAGCAGTTATAAACATGGGAGACAAGAAGGTTATACATTGCATTAAATTAGAGTGTGGTACAAATCTCTTTCATGATGTAAGAAATGGTTAGGCCACAATCTTCCTGCTCTCCTCATCTCAAGGGCTGTGGGGGACCCTAGTGACCAAGgcaggaatgggggtggggggaagggcatagagagaggggagggagggaggaagggaaagaaagagaggagcgAGCAAAAAGCGATCTGAATCTACTCGCACATTCCCTTATCTTTCCTGCTATCAGCCAGTTTAAAGGACACCATAATTATGATGGTGATAAAAACAATGCCTGCTTATGTgtgctgaataaataaagaatgttTACAGCTAAAGAATCTTTTAATTCCAATTAAATGCTATCAACGAAAAGCCACTTTTCCTACTGCAACAGCCTTTCCCCCCAATTATCTTGTTTTGTTGCAATATTTTCCTACGAGACACCAGGGCTTCTCACAATTGATCctgaatgttgaaaaaaaaaaaaaatctgagaaagtaGAGTTCAGTGTtgatatattaaataatacacaaatatcaaaaccTACAATTTATTTGTGTTGCccaaatttgtgtttattttgcacAAGGGTCAAATGTGTAGAAACCGCAGTGATGACACTGAGTGTTGAGGCCTACCTACAGGCTGCTGAAGCCATGGAGAAATTCTGAGCACccaagaggggagaagggaaacatAAGACATGTGGGGCCTGATGGTCTCTGGAAAGGGAATCCTCTGGTTCTGTTCCCCTGGCTTCAGCCCAAATCCTTCTAGGAGCACTGGAGCCAATCACTGTCTTCCACTGCTGCAGCTACTGGGCGCACACAAAAAAAGCGGGAGATCAAAAAATCCCAAGTTCGCATTTATAGATACACAAGGATCATTTCATATTCATGACTCCAACAAATCACATCATAATCAGATTTAAACAAGGTTTGGGCAGTAATACCCACCAGGCTGGGCACTAAACACTGACAAGTATCACCCACTAACCAGAAAAGTTGTCGTtgtccttgttgttgttgttgttgttattgttgttgttttgaatcACAGAATGAAAATTAAGTCTTTGAACTTCGAAAAGCTTACTCTTAGCTTTTCAGGCCAATTTTTACACTAATAAATTTCAAATACACGCCTCTTTTTATGTCATTCTACAACGTTGTGATTcaaacttccatttctttcctttttcaggtctagtggtgttttgtttgtgttttggaaaAACACAGGACATAACAAACATTGTGGAAAACGCACTGGTTCAGTTACATGCCCTTACAAACCTGCCTTTTAACACCATCTGTCTAAGTAGCGCATTGCTAggtataaactgaaaaaaaaaaaaaaactttgaagaaatatctaatGTTTCTTGGCAAATTCTATTTGGTGATGTGGTACAAAAAtacagtggtaaaaaaaaattcagggtaTCCATAAGTTTTCTGGGTAGTTGCAGGCCCCTTTCCTTTTGAAAGTTTAGAGCTCCAATACCCTCAATTCTACTGGCAGAATtaggatggacctagagggtccTAAACGTGACCGATTCACTAAGGCGGGGGGCTACAGCTTGCAGCAACGTGCTCCGCAACTTAATCCTACGCTAAAAGAGGGCAGAGAGCGAAAAAGAATGGAATACAAACTCTCCCGACATTCGTAGTTACTTTCAAGGTGGATTGTGTATTTTAAGGCTGATGGGAACGTCTGGTTTTTGGAGCAAAAAGAAGAGAAGGTAAGCGTTTGTCCTTGTATCCACCAGTTCGTAGAGAAACAATGAAAGAACAAAGGGAACCACTTCTCCATCTGaatattttctgtgtctccctccgttcCAAGCCAAAAAGCTGGCGAGGGGATTCGCTTTACTCTACCTTAGGTAGTTGTTGCTAGCCCTGTTGAACTGAGAATGAGGGGAAAAGTTGAGCGGCAGTGTAAATATagactaaataataataataataaaggcgtGCTGTGGCGAATCTCCACCGCGCCGGTCGCAGCAACTTACAGGAGAAGTTGCTAAATCTATGAAGGCAAAGCCCAGGAAACAACCTTTACAGTATAGATTTCGAACTCAGTCATTTAAATGGCCGTTCTTGCTGTCTGGAAGGATTTCTGCATACAAAATCCTTAGTACTGTCTATGGCAAGAGGGTGGTGTACTGTTTTGCTCGAAAAACTGTTCGCTATTGCtatgtggaaaataattttgtaaaaaggAAAGGGGACTCAAGTATTGAGTGGCAGCGGTGGCTGGGAAAGGAGAGAGATtcgtatttaaatatatttgctttggGGTACGGTGGTTATCAGCAAGTCCGCCTTTGTGGGTCTCTGTGGCTGAATGAGTAAGTGACCGAGTGCCGACGGCATTATATAAATGGATTGGTGTGCGGGGGGAGCCCCCAAAGCGGTCGAGCACGtgaaacatacatttttttactgCCCCCCAAGCAGCGACCaagccccccctccaccccaccccaaatccGTATATTACCTGCCCAGTTACAGTGACACATGTTTATGTTTATAGTCCTGGTTTGTAGTAGCGTCAAGAGCCGCagcaagaggagggggaggagagaggagagggaggagtaAATGCAACCACCCCCACTTGTTGTTAAAGCAAATTTACTGCGTTATTGCAAGCCCGGTACGGGGGGCTGGGAAGTGAGTTGAGAGGAAGGGTAGAGTTGGGTAGTGTGTTGGtggtggaagggggtgggggggtggggttagGAGATCCGGGACGGAGCTACTCTCTCCAGCGGCCCGGGAAAAGCAGCTCGGTCAATAGGGGAGCATGCTGGCGCGGTAGAAAACAAAAAGGTTCCTCCTGCTCGCAGCGTTCACGTGGGGGGCTCTGCACGCGGGGCTCCAGGGCCCTGACCTCTGACCCCGGCTCCTCTCCGCGCTCTCCCGGTGCCGCGCGGCCACTTTTTACCCAGGATCCCTCGCGCGGGCCGCGCTCGTGCCGAGCTCGAGTCCTTCTTAATCCTCCATTCCCCgatttccctcccctccccccacccccacccccccggccgcCAGCCCCGGGGGAGGATTCTCCGGCTGGgaacccccgccccacccccaccccgagagCCCGGGCCGCCCGGCCGCAGGGAGGCCGCGTGGGGCGGGGAGCGCAGAGCCGGCCTCCCCTGCCGGGCCGGGcctgcgggggaggggagggaaggggaggatggggggaggagatccgaggggggggggcggccggCGGCCCGGCCCCGCTGCCCAGCCGAGGCCTGGACCTGTTGACTGCTATTGGTCCACCTCGTCCCGCGCCCTCTCCCCGTCCGCCGCAGCCCCGGCCCTTCCGCGGAAACGTGGGGAGGAAACAAGGATGGCTCTTCTCTCCGCCTccctctaactttatttttttcttgggggATGAGAAAGCAAAGTAATCTCATCCGCTGCCCCAACCTTTCTCATAAAGTACCGTCATGCGCGGGCCCAGCGCCCTCCCAGCCCCCGCTATTTAAAACCTCTCTGCTCCTGGCCAGCTCCTCTGCTCACAGCCCGAGGGCCCGGGACGCCCCCGccgggcctcccccccccccccccgcctggccCGGCTTCATCCCCAGCGAATTGGGTTGCTTTTCTTCCCTAGAAGCTCCCTCGTCCACGTTCCACTTTTTTTTCCGTCCCAGGAGGCGTAAGATAAAACCTCTGATTTGCTGCGTGCTGCTGGACACATTCTCTGCCTTCTTCGTCAAAACGCATTTGATGGAGAgtttaaaatatcagtatttagaggaggaaataaaaagagaggggagaggtctTTTGCCAGTTTAGACGACATAAACGCGttcaaatttaacaaaaatacgAAATGTATTTAGAGTTACAGGGTTTTATTGGATTTGCTGCATTTCCTTCTAGATTTTGGATTTCCTGAGGAATATTTTCCGGAGGGAAATGGCAAATTAAAATCAAGGTGGAAATGAGACATTTCAACCACTtctgaaaataaaggagaaatttttagaatatattaacGAAATAGCGGGAAGGCGGCCGCAGCGAAAGCTGAAGTCGCCGAAGGGAGCGCCTCGGTGTCgcaggctggaggaggaggagacggaggaggaggaggaggagggccagcCCGGGAAGGGAAAGGAGGCGCGCGGAggcggcggggcgcggggcgcgggtaCCCGGCCGGGCTGCGGGCTGCGGCCCTCGGGAGGAAGGCTGCGGCGGGCCGTGCGAGCTCGAAAACGCGGGCGGGGAGGGCCGCGGTGGGCGGGGGCCGGGCGCGCGGCTGGCGCCGCCGAGGAAGCGGGAGCCGGGCTCCTCTCGCCCGGCCGCCCCCATTGTTCGTCCCTCTAGCTGCGGTTCGCTGTTCTCCGAGCGCGTCCTTCGCGAGGGAGGGGTCCTGCGGCCCAGTTCGACCCCCTACTCCCGCCTCCCCGAACTCCAGCGCTCGGGCCGGGCCGGGTCGGCGCCGCAAGTTTTATTATCAGACTCGGCCAGCGAGGGGTTCCCAACTCAGGAGCCTGTAGAAAGGAGGCTTTACAACGTGCCGCTAAATTGGAGGAAGCTGGGCAAGCCTGCAACTCACACattaaaagaagagggaaagcagCCCAGATATGCTTATAAAGTGATAACTAGGTAGAGACAAatgtgggcatttttttttttttttccaggatccGGAAAGTTAGAGCAGATTGTGTCATTTTGAATATCTTTAACGTATGGATACGAAAGTGAATGTCGGGGTCCAAAGGAGTTCGGAAAAGCATGTTTCGCTGTCTCTATTTGTTCTTATTCAGCTCTTTGTTGTATACacagtaaaatttaaaagcaagcgCTGAGCTGCTCTTAACAAAAACAGGCTTGATTTCTTAACGTGAAATGCGTTTTCAAAATAGCAGTGaaattcaaaagggaaaaacGTGTCATTTGCTTTTAAAGCACGTTTTGGAAACAATTGCAACCCACCTACGAAACTCTGCCTGTTTTCCTTTGTGAGACatgtggaaaaaatatttctggcaAACGTCACAGTTCTAAAAAATGAAGATTTCCAACAAGTGCTCGCGAGTCTCGAAGACAAGACCAAAGTCATCGTGCGTGAAAACTCAGGAAGAAA
This genomic window contains:
- the SKIDA1 gene encoding SKI/DACH domain-containing protein 1 isoform X4; protein product: MVFSLFLKKYENQKKKQESTGCLETHAASGGGLTYIHVYVCVTYIFTANGGDHLVPEMGDLKSGFEEVDGVRLGYLIIKGKQMFALSQVFTDLLKNIPRTTVHKRMDHLKVKKHHCDLEELRKLKAINSIAFHAAKCTLISREDVEALYTSCKTERVLKTKRRRVGRALATKAPPPERAAAAASPRPGFWKDKHQLWRGLSGSARPLPISAQSPRPGAAAARPAAHLPQIFSKYPGSHYPEIVRSPCKPPLNYETAPLQGNYVAFHSDPAYFRSLLCSKHPAAGATCLEGFHLVNSFCPPPHHHHHHHHHHHHHHHRAQQPQQNHHPPHHHRPQPHLGSFPESCSSDSESSSYSDHAANDSDFGSSLSSSSNSVSSEEEEEEGEEEEEEEEEEEEEEEGGSGASDSSEVSSEEEDSSTESDSSSGSSQVSVQSIRFRRTSFGKPPSVQAQANFLYHLASAAAATKPAAFEDAGRLPDLKSSVKAESPEEWNLQSWAPKASPVYCPASLGSCFTEIRNDRVSEITFPHSEISSTVKRTDLTINCLAEGASSPSPKTNNAFPQQRILREARKCLQATPTTHCADNNTIAARFFDNDSSGAAANSEKDSKIPHCAEFATDLSSSPTASEVVGAAPAAATKAENPCTNAGDKTLPFLHNIKIKVEDSSANEEYEPDLITNKLKCECNDTEGEFYSGTESKEEDALLTTAKEEGFACPEKETLSLNPPAQSQGLSCTLGSPKPEDGEYKFGARVRKNYRTLVLGKRPVLQTPPVKPNLKSARSPRPTGKTETHEGTLDDFTVINRRKKVASNVASAVKRPFNFMANFPCPPSLIIGKDGDLWPAYSLNTTKDSQPPHKAHPIWKWQLGGSAIPLPPSHKFRKFNS
- the SKIDA1 gene encoding SKI/DACH domain-containing protein 1 isoform X3; this translates as MGDLKSGFEEVDGVRLGYLIIKGKQMFALSQVFTDLLKNIPRTTVHKRMDHLKVKKHHCDLEELRKLKAINSIAFHAAKCTLISREDVEALYTSCKTERVLKTKRRRVGRALATKAPPPERAAAAASPRPGFWKDKHQLWRGLSGSARPLPISAQSPRPGAAAARPAAHLPQIFSKYPGSHYPEIVRSPCKPPLNYETAPLQGNYVAFHSDPAYFRSLLCSKHPAAAAAAAAAAAAAAAAAAAYYQASAAGPQPKAAAAAAGAGGPVSLTYRCKRKRGGAKDCLLAPHAGARRLLLLPRSYKAKAAAAAAAAAAAAAAGATCLEGFHLVNSFCPPPHHHHHHHHHHHHHHHRAQQPQQNHHPPHHHRPQPHLGSFPESCSSDSESSSYSDHAANDSDFGSSLSSSSNSVSSEEEEEEGEEEEEEEEEEEEEEEGGSGASDSSEVSSEEEDSSTESDSSSGSSQVSVQSIRFRRTSFGKPPSVQAQANFLYHLASAAAATKPAAFEDAGRLPDLKSSVKAESPEEWNLQSWAPKASPVYCPASLGSCFTEIRNDRVSEITFPHSEISSTVKRTDLTINCLAEGASSPSPKTNNAFPQQRILREARKCLQATPTTHCADNNTIAARFFDNDSSGAAANSEKDSKIPHCAEFATDLSSSPTASEVVGAAPAAATKAENPCTNAGDKTLPFLHNIKIKVEDSSANEEYEPDLITNKLKCECNDTEGEFYSGTESKEEDALLTTAKEEGFACPEKETLSLNPPAQSQGLSCTLGSPKPEDGEYKFGARVRKNYRTLVLGKRPVLQTPPVKPNLKSARSPRPTGKTETHEGTLDDFTVINRRKKVASNVASAVKRPFNFMANFPCPPSLIIGKDGDLWPAYSLNTTKDSQPPHKAHPIWKWQLGGSAIPLPPSHKFRKFNS
- the SKIDA1 gene encoding SKI/DACH domain-containing protein 1 isoform X5 → MVFSLFLKKYENQKKKQESTGCLETHAASGGGLTYIHVYVCVTYIFTANGGDHLVPEMGDLKSGFEEVDGVRLGYLIIKGKQMFALSQVFTDLLKNIPRTTVHKRMDHLKVKKHHCDLEELRKLKAINSIAFHAAKCTLISREDVEALYTSCKTERVLKTKRRRVGRALATKAPPPERAAAAASPRPGFWKDKHQLWRGLSGSARPLPISAQSPRPGAAAARPAAHLPQIFSKYPGSHYPEIVRSPCKPPLNYETAPLQGNYVAFHSDPAYFRSLLCSKHPAAGATCLEGFHLVNSFCPPPHHHHHHHHHHHHHHHRAQQPQQNHHPPHHHRPQPHLGSFPESCSSDSESSSYSDHAANDSDFGSSLSSSSNSVSSEEEEEEGEEEEEEEEEEEEEEEGGSGASDSSEVSSEEEDSSTESDSSSGSSQVSVQSIRFRRTSFGKPPSVQAQANFLYHLASAAAATKPAAFEDAGRLPDLKSSVKAESPEEWNLQSWAPKASPVYCPASLGSCFTEIRNDRVSEITFPHSEISSTVKRTDLTINCLAEGASSPSPKTNNAFPQQRILREARKCLQATPTTHCADNNTIAARFFDNDSSGAAANSEKDSKIPHCAEFATDLSSSPTASEVVGAAPAAATKAENPCTNAGDKTLPFLHNIKIKVEDSSANEEYEPDLITNKLKCECNDTEGEFYSGTESKEEDALLTTAKEEGFACPEKETLSLNPPAQSQGLSCTLGSPKPEDGEYKFGARVRKNYRTLVLGKRPVLQTPPVKPNLKSARSPRPTGPNSST